A section of the Lepus europaeus isolate LE1 chromosome 19, mLepTim1.pri, whole genome shotgun sequence genome encodes:
- the LOC133748279 gene encoding large ribosomal subunit protein eL22-like, translating to MAPVKKLVAKGSKKKKQVLKFTLDCIHPVEDGIMDAADFEQFLQERIKVNGKAGNLGGGAVTIERSKSKITGTSEVPFSKRYLKYLTKKYLKKNNLRDWLCVVANSKESYELRYFQMNQDEEEEEDED from the coding sequence ATGGCGCCCGTGAAAAAGCTTGTGGCGAAAGGGAGCAAAAAAAAGAAGCAGGTCCTGAAGTTCACCCTGGACTGCATCCACCCCGTGGAAGATGGGATCATGGACGCTGCCGACTTCGAGCAGTTTCTCCAGGAGAGAATCAAAGTGAACGGAAAAGCCGGGAAcctcgggggcggggccgtgACCATCGAGAGGAGCAAGAGCAAGATCACGGGGACTTCCGAGGTGCCTTTTTCCAAAAGGTATTTGAAATATCTCaccaagaaatatttgaagaagaaTAATCTACGTGATTGGTTGTGTGTAGTGGCTAACAGCAAAGAGAGTTATGAATTACGATATTTCCAGATGAACCAGGacgaagaagaggaggaagatgaggattAA